CCAACCATATATCATTATTTGTTTATGACAATCTCGAAAGCGACACTTACAACCCCACGGGAAACAGGGATTTTAGTTAATAAGCTTGCTTCCAAGATATCCTGCATTTCCTACCAGAGTATGCGTCGGTCTAGCAGAGTATTGAGAGAATTTGTACTTTATTATTTTCCGATGTATAACCTCTCAATGAATGATTTTTTTCGGTTTTATCCCATCTTAGGTTTTATTGAAGCTCTTGTTTATCAAACTGATGATGAAGTTGAAAAAATTCAAGGTGATGGTTATGGAACACTGCACAATTCTCCTTGGAATTCCAAGCAAGAAATGATTTTATCTGTTCTCGAAGAACATCATCTCAAACATTGTAAAGTTGAATTTTATATGCAAAAGTTGGGCGAATATTTTGAATTAGAAACTCAGATATTAGCCTCCTCTCACGTTACTTATGACTTGATTAAAAAAGCTGCTGAATTACGTTCTTCAGACTATCGAGCTTTACACTGTACCTTGCTCAAGATGTTAGGGCTAAATTACTCAGAAGATGAGTTAAATGAAGAATTAAGACTGATGTGGCCTCTAGAAGTTTTAAATGACATCGAAGACGATTTGATGTTTTATTCCGATGATGTAGCATCTAAACATTATAATACGTACAGAATGTTTGTTAAAGTTTATGGAGAAAAGGCTCCTTATTTCTTAAAGAAAGAGTTAGACTTTTATGAAAGTTTATTTCATAAACAGATAAGACAGTTTTCAGTCATGAAACAAGAAGCTTTTATGAAACCTTGGAATGCTTATCGTCTCGATCATCCAGTACCAGTAATTCCTGAACCGATTTTTGAAGATTAATATTTAAGTATTGCTAATAGCCAATTGCTAATTTATTGAAGCTATTGGTTATTAGCAACTTCTTGATGAGGGGAAAGGAAATTCATAAAAGGAGTTGATCTATGGGTAAAAATATTTTCACAGTTCTTAAACAATAAATTGTGTATTATGATGAAAATTAGGGAAGGTTAAATGATTTTAGTAAAAGAAACAAAACTGTGTGAACTTTTTTTGGAAGTTGGACGACAGCAATATTCTATTGCTGCTATGGGTAATTATTTTGCTAAAAATGAGCAAGAAGTATGGAATAGTTTTGTTGCTGCTTTATTATCAGAAGATGGCAACTCTGCTGTAAAAGAAATTTATAAAAATTTAGCGAATGCAGTTGTTGAATACAATAAACAAAGTCATCCAGAAGTTAATATAAAAATTGTTTATAATTATGTTATCGCTAAAATCATTCGTTCCATATTTGTAGAGCCATTAGAACTAAAGAAAAACTGGTATTTTGTTTGTCGTGGGGGAGAAATTCCCAACCCTGGAGATTTCATTACTGTGCAAATTTTTCAGGAACCATTGGTGGCTGTACGTCAAGCAGATGGAACGATTCGCATTTTTCTGAATGTCTGCACTCATCGTCAATCATTGATCTTTGAAGGTCACGGTTGTGTAGGCGTTGATAAATCAACTCTTTGTCCTTATCATGGATGGGCGTTTAGTATAGATGGTCATTGCAAGAATGCACCAGGGGCAAATAGAGGAGAGTTTGGTGCTGATTTTGATTTGAAAAATTACAGTTTGCAGGAGTTTGAGGTCAAGATTGATGAAAATCAGGGCATTTTTGTTAAGCTTTCAGAAAATAGTCACCTCAAGCCAGAATCACAACCGGAAAACCATCAAAATATCGGCATAGAAATTACAAATCTGCTTAATTCTGTGAGTCCAGGCTATGCAGATGGGGAAACAGCTACACTTCCAGAACAAATTCGTTTCTGGTTGAGAATTGGTTATTTAGAAGAAAATATCAAACAGTTAATTGCAGAGAGTATCCCAGAAGGAATAAGGGATAGTCGTCAATTAAGATTAGAGTCATTGCTTAGGGAACTAAAACAAGCTATCCTCACTGTTGATAGTGATGGGTCAACCCCAGAACTGAATGACGTGGTACAACGAGTTTATGGCAGTGACGAGCAAGAACAGATCGTTGGCAGGTCGATTGAGTATCCCAAAATTGATCTTGATGGACTAGAGTATTCTGATTCATCCCAAAGAAGACAAGCGCTGCCAATATGGATTTATGGCGATGCAGCATTATTTGCTCTGGAAGTTGAGCATTTAATTAAACCAACCTGGCAATTTGTTTGCCATATCAACGAAGTTCCCCAACCAGGTAACTTCACTTGGCTGGATATTGTCGGTGAACGAGCATTCGTGATTCGCACCGCAAACGGTGAATTATTCGCTGGCAAACTTCAGGATGTCACGCAACGGGGGAGCTATCCGAAATTTGGTTTACCCAACTATGGTTTAGAACCCATCGACATTGACATTTTTTATGGATTTATTTTCATTCGCTTTACTTGGGAAGGCTCAAGATTAGCCGATAGTTGGTATTTACCCGGTTTATTAGAACCCTACCAACTGGAAAATATGCAACCCATTGGTGGAACCGGTCGATATGACATTAATGTAGAAGTAGATTATAAACTGCTGTGGGAAAACTTCTTAGAAGATTACCACTTTCCCATGATGCACAAAGGTTTAACTCGCAGATTTGGGGTTTCGAGTGATTGCGAAGGGATCAACGGCATGATTATTCCCATGCGCGATCCGGCTTCACCCAATTTAACACCTATCGAGCGTCAATATTATGATTGTGCCAAAGCGATCGCTCGGCATTCTTGGGAACATGAGCAGCAATTACAAGATTTTGCGGCTGAAAATCATGCTTTACCCGAAACCCTTTGTTACTCAGCCTTCTGCTCAATGTCGGCACAAGAAGAAATCCCCATGCCTTTTTCTTTGAGCGTGTTTCCCGAACACGTGCAAACTTTCTCATTAGTTCCCGCCGGCCCCAGAGAGAGCCGTTTTCATGTTCGTAGCTACGGACAT
This Nostoc sp. KVJ3 DNA region includes the following protein-coding sequences:
- a CDS encoding Rieske 2Fe-2S domain-containing protein — translated: MILVKETKLCELFLEVGRQQYSIAAMGNYFAKNEQEVWNSFVAALLSEDGNSAVKEIYKNLANAVVEYNKQSHPEVNIKIVYNYVIAKIIRSIFVEPLELKKNWYFVCRGGEIPNPGDFITVQIFQEPLVAVRQADGTIRIFLNVCTHRQSLIFEGHGCVGVDKSTLCPYHGWAFSIDGHCKNAPGANRGEFGADFDLKNYSLQEFEVKIDENQGIFVKLSENSHLKPESQPENHQNIGIEITNLLNSVSPGYADGETATLPEQIRFWLRIGYLEENIKQLIAESIPEGIRDSRQLRLESLLRELKQAILTVDSDGSTPELNDVVQRVYGSDEQEQIVGRSIEYPKIDLDGLEYSDSSQRRQALPIWIYGDAALFALEVEHLIKPTWQFVCHINEVPQPGNFTWLDIVGERAFVIRTANGELFAGKLQDVTQRGSYPKFGLPNYGLEPIDIDIFYGFIFIRFTWEGSRLADSWYLPGLLEPYQLENMQPIGGTGRYDINVEVDYKLLWENFLEDYHFPMMHKGLTRRFGVSSDCEGINGMIIPMRDPASPNLTPIERQYYDCAKAIARHSWEHEQQLQDFAAENHALPETLCYSAFCSMSAQEEIPMPFSLSVFPEHVQTFSLVPAGPRESRFHVRSYGHTLNPDDTNSKAIEEARRANIQLLLESLHEDIRVNYICQDSVSSRLFEKIGVFSIAEFDVAKFQEAIRVKLPITSFQRKPL